Proteins found in one Sporosarcina sp. FSL K6-3457 genomic segment:
- a CDS encoding BC_2427 family protein — MRTPWINHEEMKRIAITRQTVFFFTVTREHSKLSSDDSKNEVSAEADSNHHELDTLFSGANTDELNNPIDNSDENRVLNPPIKNNDFKEMDVCQVVKKIEEIQTNNIVDIRFLPIDHFTEDYYFNKMADLVNVKQAYQTDVIRETDNNSQGKSRFNFEYISEFDFAPSYIEPVKTFGALGKLSSVPIFEPSKKMSELKENGISKLIKGLKKLQTIHTDDRVKINHVIDSQTKSELVHISIADTALNNIELEESNSLLGETDNPGGDGLDIQNSESKQMSISRLVNTLEKLQSFRAADSFESSMDINVPVIDVATEIDRANDLQIESESAHISITDIAFNDIELDKSSSPLEEADNPGVIELDEENSESKQWGIQRLINTLGKIQTTRSANDFELSIAHNMQLIDMANEIDHVVDSQTETKTETEFEPVLPSESSYIDNEKLDRDDTGKFESSEELVELPQCGKMYCKTIKSPFSTFVEIDDFLHAPLFGEISQNTFEFLDSSNKQSFQLDTKFISTSTYYPEQPSCHLVSSAIHEIIYLTKTLHTNGTKKDKTNSSKSIMIPTHSSRKTGESSHENYTHDLIKIRVPVVVGEYDIEICIEKEVLFEEEVIRIKEVSKKVVLTNCYFTPTQLSKPLGDGTCTASSGVLSIEGLIVQNIEYSAIFDMNESSVEGKEVIHLHEKITLELMVQLLQEQGIRVHYNDLQNYKND, encoded by the coding sequence ATGAGAACTCCATGGATTAATCACGAGGAAATGAAGCGGATAGCTATAACAAGACAAACTGTATTTTTTTTCACAGTTACTCGAGAACATTCTAAATTATCGTCTGATGATAGCAAGAATGAGGTGAGTGCTGAAGCAGATAGTAATCACCACGAATTAGATACTCTTTTTAGCGGTGCGAATACAGATGAATTAAATAATCCAATTGACAATTCAGATGAAAATCGAGTCCTAAACCCTCCTATAAAAAATAATGATTTTAAAGAAATGGATGTTTGCCAAGTAGTAAAGAAAATAGAAGAAATTCAAACAAACAACATCGTCGATATTCGATTTTTACCGATCGACCACTTTACAGAGGATTATTATTTTAATAAAATGGCTGATTTAGTAAATGTAAAACAGGCCTATCAAACTGATGTTATTCGTGAAACGGACAATAATTCCCAAGGCAAATCTAGATTTAATTTTGAATATATTTCAGAATTTGATTTTGCTCCTAGCTATATTGAACCAGTAAAAACATTTGGCGCACTTGGAAAGTTGTCTAGCGTCCCAATTTTTGAACCGAGCAAAAAAATGAGTGAATTGAAGGAAAATGGTATATCGAAACTGATAAAAGGACTGAAAAAACTTCAAACAATCCACACCGATGATCGTGTTAAGATAAATCATGTTATCGATTCACAAACTAAAAGTGAGCTCGTGCATATCTCTATAGCCGATACCGCTCTTAACAATATCGAATTAGAAGAATCGAATAGCCTTCTAGGAGAAACAGATAATCCAGGGGGGGATGGGCTAGACATCCAAAATAGCGAGTCCAAACAAATGAGTATATCCCGATTGGTAAATACATTGGAAAAACTTCAATCATTCCGCGCTGCAGATTCCTTTGAATCATCAATGGATATTAATGTTCCAGTTATTGATGTGGCCACCGAGATAGACCGTGCTAATGATTTACAAATCGAAAGTGAATCTGCGCATATTTCTATAACAGATATCGCATTTAACGATATTGAATTAGACAAATCCAGTAGCCCTCTTGAAGAAGCCGACAATCCTGGGGTTATCGAATTAGACGAAGAAAATAGCGAATCCAAACAATGGGGTATACAGCGATTGATAAATACATTAGGGAAAATTCAAACAACTCGCAGTGCTAATGACTTTGAATTATCAATAGCTCATAATATGCAGCTGATTGATATGGCTAACGAGATAGATCACGTTGTCGATTCACAAACCGAAACTAAAACCGAAACCGAATTTGAGCCTGTCCTTCCTTCAGAATCTAGCTATATTGATAATGAAAAATTGGATAGAGATGATACTGGTAAGTTTGAATCTTCAGAAGAGCTAGTAGAGCTTCCTCAGTGCGGTAAAATGTATTGTAAAACTATAAAAAGTCCGTTTTCTACTTTTGTAGAAATTGACGATTTTCTCCACGCGCCTCTATTTGGTGAGATTAGTCAAAATACATTTGAGTTTCTGGACTCATCCAATAAACAAAGCTTTCAATTAGATACAAAGTTTATTAGCACATCTACCTATTATCCGGAGCAGCCTTCTTGCCATCTAGTAAGTTCTGCAATCCATGAAATCATATATTTAACGAAGACTCTTCATACGAATGGAACAAAAAAAGATAAAACGAATAGCTCCAAATCAATTATGATTCCTACCCATTCTTCACGGAAAACAGGTGAATCGAGTCATGAAAATTATACACATGATCTTATAAAGATTAGAGTTCCAGTTGTAGTAGGAGAATACGACATTGAAATATGTATAGAAAAAGAGGTTTTGTTTGAAGAAGAGGTTATAAGGATTAAAGAAGTCTCTAAAAAAGTTGTCCTGACAAATTGTTATTTCACACCGACTCAATTATCTAAACCGTTGGGAGATGGCACGTGTACGGCATCAAGTGGAGTGTTATCGATAGAAGGCTTAATTGTACAAAATATCGAGTATAGCGCAATTTTTGACATGAATGAAAGTTCGGTCGAGGGAAAAGAAGTTATTCATTTACATGAAAAAATTACATTGGAGCTAATGGTCCAATTACTACAAGAACAAGGAATACGAGTTCATTATAATGATTTACAGAACTATAAAAATGATTAG
- a CDS encoding glycosyltransferase family 4 protein, giving the protein MTDKKMTDPQELAIPYPYHVSATDQYYDVSPTHEGKQPITKKKKIRKSTPDQAKRKKLRILITTFWDYPAVGGLQSYMATLKTGLEKLGHKVEIIAPNQMSKDLKIKMTKKIVNETKQFYKKRYGSYSNEIVKEHRRLACFELMLSNMDLEKYDIFHAQDRFTANILGRLNELYQKPLLFTPHGFMTQRRLTFNLIESGSIEEAYYLSMDKQAIESSDHIITLCEAFRPMLKKLGANDRKITTIYTGIDFKSVTVQKTQKTIITCISRLRPRKGHKYLFEALDLLKKDLDNVDVWIVGDGEMRNELENQVKALRLNNVSFLGKRKDIVELLCQSDIFVLPTTSDTLPIAIIEAMFANQAIITTNQGGIREIIEDHHSGLIAESGNSQQLAEKLSLLLSDPALRKTLAKNAREFAEENLTSTNMVKRVEEIYQSFYKEEVK; this is encoded by the coding sequence ATGACAGATAAGAAAATGACTGACCCACAAGAGCTAGCCATCCCATATCCCTATCATGTCTCGGCAACCGATCAATACTATGATGTGTCTCCCACGCATGAAGGAAAGCAGCCAATAACGAAAAAAAAGAAGATAAGGAAATCCACCCCGGATCAGGCTAAACGCAAGAAATTACGGATTTTAATCACTACATTTTGGGATTATCCAGCTGTTGGAGGATTGCAAAGTTATATGGCAACGCTTAAAACGGGATTAGAGAAATTGGGACATAAAGTTGAAATTATTGCGCCCAACCAAATGTCGAAGGATCTAAAGATAAAGATGACTAAAAAAATAGTGAATGAAACTAAACAATTTTATAAGAAGCGCTATGGTAGTTATAGTAATGAGATTGTAAAGGAACATCGTCGACTTGCTTGTTTTGAACTCATGTTAAGTAACATGGATTTAGAGAAATATGATATTTTTCATGCGCAGGATCGATTTACAGCCAATATATTAGGAAGATTGAACGAACTGTATCAAAAGCCATTACTCTTTACGCCGCATGGATTTATGACTCAACGCCGACTTACCTTTAATCTTATTGAATCAGGATCTATAGAAGAGGCCTATTATTTGTCAATGGACAAACAAGCAATTGAAAGTTCGGATCACATTATTACACTGTGTGAAGCCTTTCGTCCGATGTTGAAAAAATTAGGAGCTAATGATCGTAAAATAACAACGATTTATACGGGTATTGATTTTAAATCGGTGACTGTTCAGAAGACCCAAAAAACAATTATTACTTGTATTTCACGTCTTCGCCCTCGTAAAGGCCATAAATATTTGTTTGAAGCGCTTGATTTACTGAAAAAAGACTTGGACAACGTGGATGTGTGGATAGTTGGTGATGGAGAGATGAGAAATGAGTTGGAGAACCAGGTTAAAGCTTTGAGATTGAACAATGTATCCTTTCTAGGAAAAAGAAAAGACATCGTTGAATTATTGTGCCAGTCTGATATTTTTGTCCTACCAACGACGAGCGATACGTTACCGATTGCGATTATCGAGGCAATGTTCGCTAATCAGGCAATTATTACAACGAACCAAGGTGGTATACGGGAAATTATTGAGGATCATCATTCAGGTTTAATTGCTGAATCAGGGAACTCACAGCAATTAGCTGAGAAACTATCACTTTTACTAAGTGACCCAGCATTACGGAAAACTTTAGCCAAAAACGCAAGGGAATTCGCGGAAGAGAATTTAACGAGTACGAATATGGTAAAGCGAGTAGAAGAAATTTATCAATCTTTTTATAAAGAGGAGGTGAAATAG
- a CDS encoding carboxylate--amine ligase, with the protein MQQPISAVVLDLSATGIGIVRSLHKQGISVNAYDIKGKYEIGKTRHATCGICPNPVSEEQKMVKFLIKLGKEFSRKPVLYAGSDDFVHFISKHRILLQRYYRFLLPDPSLVEAVLDKRLTYELAVKHNIPCPKVLAIDDDQQLEQMSGEVTFPCILKPVYSSDFRKRVSHRLFKKAILVEDASQLREQYSLYRPFGELMLQEIIPGDEACIYSVKTFFDEQMNLVGLYMNQKIHQFPPDFGSSAMVLSVRDEEVIREALSFLNKLQFKGLAITEFKRDQRDGALKFIEINARIGLTQQLSIACGVDVAYLYYLSLTGQEPIPVTSQREGVKWVYLVRDFISFRQNRRDKQMTFTEWLKGLSGRKVEALFAWDDPMPFIRSFVSHLRNVKVKR; encoded by the coding sequence ATGCAACAACCTATTTCGGCTGTTGTGCTGGATTTAAGTGCGACAGGGATCGGTATTGTTCGAAGTTTGCACAAGCAAGGCATCAGCGTTAACGCATACGATATAAAAGGGAAATATGAAATTGGCAAAACACGTCATGCGACTTGTGGAATCTGTCCCAATCCTGTTTCGGAAGAACAAAAAATGGTGAAGTTTCTTATTAAGTTGGGAAAAGAATTTAGTAGGAAACCAGTACTTTACGCGGGATCTGATGACTTTGTCCATTTTATATCCAAGCATAGAATCTTATTACAACGATATTATCGGTTCTTACTACCGGATCCATCCCTCGTCGAAGCTGTGTTGGATAAAAGATTAACCTATGAACTGGCTGTTAAACATAATATTCCATGCCCAAAAGTCTTGGCAATAGACGATGACCAACAGCTTGAACAAATGAGTGGGGAAGTAACCTTTCCATGTATATTAAAGCCTGTCTATTCTTCTGATTTTCGTAAACGAGTGAGTCACCGGTTGTTTAAGAAAGCGATTTTAGTAGAGGATGCATCCCAATTGCGAGAACAGTACTCCTTATATAGGCCGTTTGGGGAACTGATGCTACAAGAAATCATTCCGGGGGATGAGGCTTGTATCTATTCGGTCAAAACGTTTTTTGATGAACAGATGAATTTGGTAGGGCTATATATGAATCAAAAAATCCATCAATTCCCTCCTGACTTCGGCTCCTCTGCGATGGTTCTAAGTGTTAGGGATGAAGAGGTAATTCGAGAAGCCTTGTCCTTCCTCAACAAGCTGCAATTTAAAGGATTAGCCATTACAGAATTTAAAAGGGACCAAAGAGATGGAGCATTAAAATTTATAGAAATTAATGCGAGAATAGGTCTCACACAACAGCTATCGATAGCCTGTGGTGTGGATGTAGCCTACTTGTATTATTTGTCGCTAACTGGTCAAGAGCCAATACCTGTAACGAGTCAACGAGAAGGAGTTAAATGGGTTTATCTTGTACGTGATTTCATTTCGTTTCGTCAAAACAGAAGAGATAAACAGATGACATTTACGGAATGGCTCAAGGGTTTATCGGGAAGAAAAGTAGAAGCACTATTTGCTTGGGATGATCCGATGCCATTTATACGAAGTTTTGTTTCCCATCTGAGAAATGTAAAGGTGAAGCGTTAG
- a CDS encoding CsxC family protein: protein MSDKCDPIVIQQACEVTSTQQMSLHDEAIELQKDDRKPTFKVPVVLAERKIQIVVESDISLTPAATEIKRVTKNVFLEQVKLVPVRFKQIGHTDFFEVRRAKLYVSGFIRKNIEYSSSDCNGTLLDRIADVPFSGFAELTKDDFLVYPVIGISDSSKAQFLNDTNEMIPRLDKYFFQNLVKYNEQPYGELLGANFFELDFSPVMVEPEAAFSTLREKIVMDLYLKVLQVQQYKVHATRILPKFDEGTLGS, encoded by the coding sequence ATGAGCGATAAGTGTGATCCAATCGTTATTCAACAAGCCTGTGAGGTGACATCGACACAACAAATGTCTTTACACGACGAAGCGATTGAGCTACAAAAAGATGACCGTAAACCCACCTTTAAAGTACCTGTTGTTTTAGCAGAGCGAAAAATTCAAATTGTTGTAGAATCAGATATTTCACTTACTCCAGCTGCGACGGAGATAAAGCGAGTAACAAAGAATGTATTTCTAGAGCAGGTCAAGCTTGTACCCGTCAGATTTAAGCAAATTGGCCACACCGACTTTTTTGAAGTTAGAAGAGCTAAATTGTACGTATCAGGATTCATTCGTAAAAACATTGAATATTCTTCCAGTGATTGCAATGGAACACTTCTGGATCGAATTGCTGATGTACCGTTTTCTGGATTTGCGGAACTTACGAAGGATGACTTTCTTGTTTACCCTGTTATAGGGATTTCAGATAGCAGCAAAGCTCAATTCCTAAATGATACAAACGAAATGATTCCTCGTTTGGATAAGTATTTCTTCCAAAATCTTGTGAAATATAATGAGCAGCCATATGGTGAGCTACTTGGTGCCAATTTCTTTGAACTTGATTTTTCACCAGTAATGGTTGAACCAGAAGCAGCGTTTAGCACATTAAGAGAGAAAATTGTGATGGATCTTTATCTAAAAGTATTACAAGTTCAACAATATAAAGTCCATGCTACAAGAATTCTTCCTAAATTTGATGAAGGTACTCTTGGTTCTTAA
- a CDS encoding PIG-L deacetylase family protein, producing the protein MDKSVLIIAAHPDDELLGSGGTLKKLINHGYKVITVIVAKGRKEEEHDMTRNIERANKHLGIEEVVFLEYPNLLLETIPLHVLNKEIEALLVKYEPSIIFTHHYGDINLDHQILFQAVLTATRPLPQKNPIELLCFETVSSSEWSQQSDDKIFKPNYYVDITDTIDAKIESLRFYDVEMRPFPHPRSYEGVRYLARVRGMTVGVEFAESFEIIRRVWK; encoded by the coding sequence TTGGATAAAAGTGTATTAATAATTGCTGCTCATCCTGACGACGAACTCCTTGGAAGTGGCGGAACATTAAAGAAATTAATCAATCATGGCTATAAAGTTATTACGGTTATCGTTGCCAAGGGACGAAAAGAAGAGGAACACGATATGACTAGAAATATAGAGAGGGCAAATAAACATTTAGGGATAGAAGAGGTTGTTTTTTTGGAATATCCGAATCTACTATTAGAAACGATTCCATTGCATGTACTCAACAAAGAGATTGAAGCCTTGCTTGTAAAGTACGAACCTTCTATCATTTTTACGCACCACTATGGCGACATTAACTTGGATCATCAAATTTTGTTTCAAGCTGTGTTAACGGCAACACGCCCGCTCCCCCAAAAAAATCCTATTGAACTTCTTTGCTTTGAAACAGTTTCATCTAGTGAATGGAGTCAACAGTCAGATGACAAAATCTTTAAACCTAATTACTATGTCGATATTACAGACACGATTGACGCGAAAATAGAATCTCTTCGGTTCTATGATGTTGAGATGAGGCCTTTTCCTCATCCGCGTTCTTATGAAGGAGTGCGATATTTAGCCCGAGTACGCGGTATGACCGTAGGAGTTGAATTTGCCGAATCCTTCGAGATCATCAGGAGGGTATGGAAATGA
- a CDS encoding phosphotransferase — protein MSSTDEIIRQWRHFGWHEKFRDVLGQNSKLVEKQIVCLKNSREKTTIWQLMITDGIEVLPVVLKIYKPPLKENHMVEMKMYQKASLTLQEFMPQIYWMERNVNGEEVWMFMEFVRPLRGQIKLTPKHFDAIIPTVAKFHATTFESQLEQHSNISDSWLPHYDSQSMALERSKHIEKTKKYLDLAMKDPGLRGVVEPSYTAIQQILQKGPVFFPEIMASGQSLIHGDLHVHNISCQNATTNQDWKIQFVDWESAKYAPVWFDLVVLVEILLDFRKDWQKDAEEIRSHCAHLYSEEMKKYGITFQTDPLQLLKMTYLQRTLEKRLLNHLRRVVRGEKSQLLERYLEKTMVWGKELGLY, from the coding sequence TTGAGCAGTACAGACGAGATTATACGGCAATGGAGGCATTTCGGTTGGCATGAAAAATTTCGAGATGTTCTTGGTCAAAATAGTAAACTAGTCGAGAAGCAAATCGTGTGTCTCAAAAATTCACGTGAAAAAACGACGATATGGCAATTGATGATTACGGATGGCATAGAAGTCCTTCCAGTCGTCTTAAAAATTTATAAACCGCCACTGAAAGAAAATCATATGGTTGAAATGAAGATGTATCAAAAAGCGAGTCTAACTCTGCAGGAATTTATGCCACAAATCTATTGGATGGAGCGCAATGTAAATGGCGAGGAAGTTTGGATGTTTATGGAGTTCGTCAGACCGTTACGTGGACAAATTAAACTAACCCCAAAACACTTTGATGCGATCATTCCAACCGTGGCAAAATTTCATGCTACAACATTTGAAAGTCAATTGGAGCAGCATAGTAACATTTCCGACTCTTGGCTTCCTCACTATGATTCACAGTCGATGGCTTTAGAAAGAAGTAAACATATTGAAAAAACAAAGAAATACCTCGATTTGGCGATGAAAGATCCTGGTTTAAGAGGAGTAGTGGAGCCTAGCTATACAGCAATCCAACAAATTTTACAAAAAGGCCCCGTTTTTTTTCCTGAAATAATGGCAAGCGGGCAGAGCCTCATACATGGCGATCTTCATGTTCATAATATTAGCTGTCAAAATGCAACTACAAATCAAGACTGGAAAATTCAATTTGTAGATTGGGAGTCTGCTAAATATGCGCCGGTATGGTTCGATTTAGTCGTTCTTGTGGAAATATTACTTGATTTTCGGAAGGATTGGCAGAAGGATGCTGAAGAGATTCGTAGTCATTGTGCCCATTTATACAGTGAGGAAATGAAAAAGTATGGAATTACGTTTCAAACAGATCCGCTACAGCTTTTGAAAATGACTTATTTACAGAGAACCTTAGAGAAAAGGTTGCTGAATCACTTACGCAGAGTTGTAAGAGGTGAGAAAAGTCAGCTACTGGAAAGATATTTGGAGAAAACCATGGTTTGGGGAAAAGAGCTTGGATTATATTAA